A genomic window from Brassica oleracea var. oleracea cultivar TO1000 chromosome C8, BOL, whole genome shotgun sequence includes:
- the LOC106308466 gene encoding LOW QUALITY PROTEIN: serine/threonine-protein kinase SBK1-like (The sequence of the model RefSeq protein was modified relative to this genomic sequence to represent the inferred CDS: inserted 1 base in 1 codon; deleted 1 base in 1 codon), translating into MQSNEEFVKFLGKGAYGYVNLVRYSNPEDGSSPNISALKNSYHEDYDSLQTELCVLLKLRGCPRIVTCFGDSLQQRSQQSGNKVHSLRLEYASEGSLNAFMDXLPEPLIKDFTRMILEGLVSIHNHGYVHCDIKPDNLLLFPSSISSYELKISDFGKTLEVGEVPKFWESEFPCYWRWEGLVLEMYTGVIPWEGVNLDLLATRLRRGKAPEIPESLPSVAKAFIETISQGILRREEALINCCLIRSCLVHKLKKKTSNSFLLKLF; encoded by the exons ATGCAGTCAAACGAAGAATTCGTCAAATTTCTTGGAAAAGGCGCTTACGGTTATGTTAATCTCGTCCGCTACAGTAATCCAGAAGATGGCTCTTC ACCCAACATCTCCGCACTCAAGAACTCTTACCACGAAGACTACGACAGTCTCCAAACAGAGTTATGTGTTCTTCTCAAACTTAGGGGATGTCCCAGGATCGTTACATGTTTCGGTGACTCTCTTCAACAAAGGTCTCAGCAATCA GGTAACAAAGTCCACAGTCTGCGACTCGAGTACGCTTCCGAAGGTAGTTTAAACGCTTTCATGG CGTTGCCGGAGCCGTTGATTAAAGATTTCACGCGGATGATCCTCGAAGGTTTGGTCTCGATTCACAACCATGGCTATGTTCACTGCGACATCAAACCAGACAACTTACTCCTGTTCCCTTCTTCGATATCATCGTACGAGCTCAAGATTTCTGATTTTGGCAAAACGTTAGAGGTGGGAGAGGTTCCTAAATTCTGGGAAAGTGAGTTCCCATGTTACTGGAGATGGGAAGGTTTGGTACTGGAGATGTACACCGGCGTGATTCCTTGGGAAGGAGTTAATCTCGATCTTCTAGCGACTCGTCTCCGTCGTGGCAAAGCTCCCGAGATCCCAGAGAGTTTACCTTCCGTTGCAAAGGCTTTCATCGAAACTATTTCTCAAGGAATCCTGAGAAGAGAGGAAGCGCTTATAAATTGCTGTCTCATCCGTTCTTGCCTTGTCCACAAGTTGAAGAAGAAGACAAGTAACTCGTTTCTGTTGAAGTTGTTTTAA
- the LOC106312067 gene encoding kinase-interacting family protein, translating to MDASQAPLPPLASLSELESRMQVLRVSALEENQTGETLSQRAEWFYQRRPLILSLCEDLYDSYTTLLNRYNHAKPQNLPKPVSHDNDSNDDTDTSSEVTSLLSFQQMQITTCDKQKIEDLVSQLVTASTEKDTAQEELRRGEQKFREASKTIELLKKLVTLLDMEKEVAVEQTANLGYKLTSLLEENRDLATEALFMKKEAVRLARCVLKMRDDHFHEMCLLQNQVYALQSSSRESVYENETSPRCFGLDKSKSKKRKMSETRTEPGEKKRKSKWLKRLNPFIKSSVSPSPALLHRPAQ from the exons ATGGATGCCTCTCAGGCTCCTCTTCCACCATTGGCATCTCTCTCCG AGCTTGAATCTCGGATGCAAGTATTGCGCGTCTCTGCTCTTGAAGAAAACCAAACCGGTGAAACACTTTCTCAGCGTGCTGAATGGTTTTACCAGAGACGTCCTCTCATTCTCTCACTCTGTGAAGATCTCTACGATAGTTACACAACTCTACTGAACCGTTACAACCACGCCAAACCACAAAACCTCCCTAAACCTGTTTCTCATGACAATGATTCCAACGATGATACTGACACCAGTTCTGAAGTTACGAGCCTCTTATCCTTCCAACAGATGCAAATCACCACTTGTGATAAGCAGAAAATCGAAGATTTAGTCTCGCAGCTCGTGACCGCAAGCACGGAGAAAGATACGGCGCAGGAAGAGTTGCGTCGCGGAGAACAAAAGTTCCGAGAAGCTTCCAAGACGATCGAGCTGTTAAAGAAGCTTGTGACGTTGCTTGACATGGAGAAAGAAGTAGCGGTAGAGCAAACAGCGAATCTTGGATACAAACTCACTTCTCTCTTGGAAGAGAACAGAGACCTCGCCACCGAAGCGCTGTTCATGAAAAAAGAAGCAGTGAGGCTCGCTAGATGCGTGCTTAAGATGAGAGACGATCATTTTCACGAGATGTGTCTTCTACAGAACCAAGTGTACGCGTTGCAGTCTTCATCGAGAGAGTCTGTTTATGAAAACGAAACCTCGCCGAGATGCTTCGGATTGGATAAGAGCAAGAGCAAGAAGAGAAAGATGAGTGAAACAAGAACCGAACCTGGAGAGAAGAAGAGGAAGTCCAAGTGGTTGAAGAGACTTAATCCGTTTATCAAATCCAGCGTCAGCCCATCGCCTGCTTTGCTCCATCGTCCTGCACAATAA
- the LOC106312066 gene encoding DNA-binding protein RHL1 produces the protein MVRASSSKKGGDKDDPESKQRKRLKSLALDNKLLSDSPSRCLSSLKPSKQVLKHHGCDIIRKSQRKNRFLFSFPGLLAPVSGATIGDLDRLSTKNPVLYLNFPQGRMKLFGTILYPKNRYLTLQFSRGGKNVLCDDYFDNMIVFSESWWIGTKEENPEESRLDFPKELSPQAEQTEFDFLGGAAAAASAASVKTTVATPETGSQPTERETDSPEVEMDEILSDDGEFMDDKIQVTPVQVTPVRQSQRNSGKKFNFAETSPENSSGESEDNTSDEEDEKPVLETDSSVREEPQADITTASTGKLPTELPAKKEKSNSKDGKLVQGTVAILFKKAEQKTVGTSKAKSSSKAAQKK, from the exons ATGGTACGAGCTTCATCATCAAAGAAAGGAGGAGACAAAGACGATCCAGAGTCTAAACAGAGAAAGAGGTTAAAATCCCTAGCTCTCGACAACAAACTCCTCTCCGACTCTCCCTCCCGATGCCTCTCCTCTCTCAAACCTTCCAAGCAGGTCCTCAAACACCACGGCTGCGACATCATCCGCAAGTCGCAGCGCAAGAACCGCTTCCTCTTCTCCTTCCCCGGCCTCCTCGCCCCCGTCTCCGGCGCCACCATCGGCGATCTCGATCGTCTCTCCACCAAAAACCCCGTCCTCTACCTCAACTTCCCCCAG GGTCGAATGAAGCTTTTTGGAACGATTCTGTATCCGAAGAACAGATACTTGACTCTTCAATTCTCTAGAGGTGGCAAAAACGTCTTGTGCGATGACTACTTTGATAACATG ATTGTCTTCTCCGAGTCATGGTGGATTGGGACTAAAGAGGAGAACCCTGAAGAATCCCGTCTTGATTTCCCTAAAGAACTGTCTCCTCAG GCGGAGCAGACTGAGTTTGATTTCCTAGGTGGTGCAGCAGCAGCAGCTTCTGCAGCTTCGGTTAAGACTACGGTTGCGACTCCTGAAACTGGTAGCCAACCAACTGAGAGAGAGACAGACTCACCTGAAGTTGAAATGGATGAGATTTTGTCTGATGATGGAGAGTTTATGGACGATAAGATTCAAGTGACTCCAGTTCAAGTAACTCCTGTTCGACAGTCTCAGAGAAATTCTGGGAAAAAGTTCAA CTTTGCAGAAACTTCTCCAGAAAACTCCTCAGGTGAAAGTGAAGACAATACATCTGATGAAGAAGATGAGAAGCCTGTGTTGGAAACTGATTCTTCTGTTCGTGAGGAACCTCAAGCTGATATCACCACTGCATCAACAGGCAAGTTACCTACCGAACTTCCGGCTAAAAAGGAAAAATCAAACAGCAAAGACGGCAAGCTTGTTCAAGGTACGGTAGCCATCCTATTCAAGAAAGCAGAGCAGAAAACAGTTGGAACTTCAAAGGCCAAATCATCCTCAAAGGCTGCCCAGAAGAAATAG
- the LOC106312065 gene encoding probable metal-nicotianamine transporter YSL8 isoform X1, which yields MRKGDLTPDRDRVIEEHELQETRFSPETERNKNARQYQREEDEEEEEEKEEESVEGIFESREVPSWKKQLTIRAFVVSFALSILFSFIVMKLNLTTGIIPSLNVSAGLLGFFFVKTWTKMLHKSGLLKQPFTRQENTVIQTCVVASSGIAFSGGFGTYLFAMSERIANHSGDAARGVKDPSLGWIIAFLFVVSFLGLFSVVPLRKIMIIDFKLTYPSGTATAHLINSFHTPQGAKLAKEQVRVLGKFFSLSFLWGFFQWFFTAGENCGFHSFPTFGLRAYQYKFYFDFSATYVGVGMICPYIINISLLLGGILSWGLMWPLIETRKGDWFPSDVDSSSMSGLQAYKVFIAVAMILGDGVYNFCKVFSRTLSGLFKQIRGEASWRNSLSREEEPPASPLTPKISYDDQRRTRFFLKDQIPSWFAGGGYVLIAAVSIAILPQMFDQLRWYYILVIYVFAPVLAFCNAYGAGLTDWSLASTYGKLAIFTIGAWAGSDHGGVLAGLAACGVMMNIVSTASDLTQDFKTGYLTLSSPRAMFVSQVIGTAMGCLVSPCVFWLFYKAFDDLGLPNSKYPAPFATVYRSMAKLGVEGVSSLPRDCLVLCYAFFGFAILINVVKDGLGNRWGRFVPLPMAMAIPFFLGPYFAIDMCVGSLVLFVWERLDAPRAEAFATAVASGLICGDGIWTLPSSVLAIAGVEPPICMKFLSSETNHRVDKFLQGSS from the exons ATGAGAAAAGGAGATTTAACTCCTGACAGAGATCGTGTGATTGAGGAACATGAGTTGCAAGAAACTCGGTTTAGTCCTGAAACAGAGAGGAACAAGAATGCTAGACAATACCAAAGAGAAGAAGATGAAGAAGAAGAAGAAGAGAAAGAAGAAGAATCTGTGGAGGGAATATTTGAGAGCAGAGAGGTTCCTTCTTGGAAGAAGCAGCTAACTATAAGAGCTTTTGTGGTTAGCTTTGCTTTAAGCATTTTGTTCAGCTTCATTGTGATGAAGCTCAACCTCACAACAGGAATCATCCCTTCTCTTAACGTCTCTGCTGGTCTTTTGGGATTCTTCTTCGTCAAGACATGGACCAAGATGCTTCATAAATCTGGTCTTTTGAAACAACCCTTTACGAGACAAGAGAACACAGTTATTCAGACTTGTGTTGTTGCTTCCTCAGGCATTGCCTTTAGCG GTGGGTTTGGGACTTACCTATTTGCAATGAGTGAACGAATAGCTAACCATTCAGGAGATGCTGCTCGTGGCGTTAAGGACCCTTCTTTGGGTTGGATCATAGCTTTTCTCTTTGTTGTCAGCTTTCTTGGCCTCTTCTCTGTTGTCCCTCTTCGAAAG ATAATGATAATAGACTTCAAACTAACATACCCAAGTGGCACTGCAACTGCTCATCTTATCAACAGCTTTCACACTCCTCAAGGAGCAAAGCTGGCCAA GGAACAAGTGAGAGTGTTGGGGAAGTTCTTCTCCTTGAGCTTCCTTTGGGGTTTCTTCCAATGGTTCTTTACTGCAGGAGAAAACTGTGGGTTTCACAGTTTCCCTACCTTTGGACTCAGAGCATACCAATACAA GTTCTACTTTGATTTTTCAGCAACATATGTAGGTGTTGGTATGATATGCCCATACATAATCAACATATCTCTCCTTTTGGGTGGGATTCTCTCTTGGGGGCTGATGTGGCCTCTCATTGAAACTAGAAAGGGAGATTGGTTCCCTTCTGATGTTGACTCTAGCAGCATGAGCGGTCTTCAAGCTTACAAG GTGTTCATTGCTGTTGCAATGATCCTAGGAGATGGTGTATACAACTTTTGCAAGGTGTTCAGCCGAACCCTTTCAGGACTATTCAAGCAGATCCGAGGTGAAGCTAGTTGGAGAAACTCTCTTTCACGCGAAGAAGAGCCCCCTGCTTCTCCATTGACACCAAAGATATCTTATGATGACCAACGTAGAACAAGATTCTTCCTTAAAGATCAGATCCCTTCATGGTTTGCTGGTGGAGGATATGTGCTTATAGCTGCAGTATCTATAGCTATACTACCTCAAATGTTCGATCAGCTGAGATGGTACTACATTCTGGTCATCTATGTTTTTGCCCCAGTCTTAGCTTTCTGCAATGCTTATGGAGCTGGGCTCACTGACTGGTCACTAGCATCAACCTATGGGAAACTCGCCATATTCACAATCGGAGCATGGGCTGGTTCGGACCATGGGGGTGTTCTTGCGGGCTTAGCGGCTTGTGGAGTCATGATGAACATAGTTTCCACAGCTTCAGACCTGACACAAGATTTCAAGACAGGTTACCTAACATTGTCATCTCCAAGGGCCATGTTTGTAAGCCAAGTGATTGGAACAGCAATGGGGTGTCTGGTTTCTCCCTGTGTGTTCTGGCTTTTCTACAAGGCATTTGATGATCTCGGCCTCCCAAACAGCAAGTACCCTGCACCCTTTGCTACTGTGTACAGAAGCATGGCGAAACTTGGTGTTGAAGGTGTTTCTTCTCTGCCAAGAGACTGTCTTGTGCTGTGCTACGCGTTTTTCGGTTTTGCCATACTGATAAACGTAGTGAAAGATGGTCTTGGGAACAGATGGGGAAGGTTTGTACCTCTTCCCATGGCGATGGCTATACCGTTTTTCTTAGGGCCTTACTTTGCGATCGACATGTGCGTGGGGAGTTTGGTTTTGTTTGTCTGGGAGAGACTAGATGCTCCAAGGGCTGAAGCTTTTGCAACAGCAGTGGCTTCTGGTTTGATATGTGGAGATGGAATCTGGACTTTGCCAAGCTCTGTGCTCGCTATAGCTGGAGTTGAACCTCCTATTTGCATGAAGTTTCTCTCGTCTGAAACTAATCACAGAGTCGACAAGTTTCTGCAAGGATCCTCTTAG
- the LOC106312065 gene encoding probable metal-nicotianamine transporter YSL8 isoform X2 translates to MICPYIINISLLLGGILSWGLMWPLIETRKGDWFPSDVDSSSMSGLQAYKVFIAVAMILGDGVYNFCKVFSRTLSGLFKQIRGEASWRNSLSREEEPPASPLTPKISYDDQRRTRFFLKDQIPSWFAGGGYVLIAAVSIAILPQMFDQLRWYYILVIYVFAPVLAFCNAYGAGLTDWSLASTYGKLAIFTIGAWAGSDHGGVLAGLAACGVMMNIVSTASDLTQDFKTGYLTLSSPRAMFVSQVIGTAMGCLVSPCVFWLFYKAFDDLGLPNSKYPAPFATVYRSMAKLGVEGVSSLPRDCLVLCYAFFGFAILINVVKDGLGNRWGRFVPLPMAMAIPFFLGPYFAIDMCVGSLVLFVWERLDAPRAEAFATAVASGLICGDGIWTLPSSVLAIAGVEPPICMKFLSSETNHRVDKFLQGSS, encoded by the exons ATGATATGCCCATACATAATCAACATATCTCTCCTTTTGGGTGGGATTCTCTCTTGGGGGCTGATGTGGCCTCTCATTGAAACTAGAAAGGGAGATTGGTTCCCTTCTGATGTTGACTCTAGCAGCATGAGCGGTCTTCAAGCTTACAAG GTGTTCATTGCTGTTGCAATGATCCTAGGAGATGGTGTATACAACTTTTGCAAGGTGTTCAGCCGAACCCTTTCAGGACTATTCAAGCAGATCCGAGGTGAAGCTAGTTGGAGAAACTCTCTTTCACGCGAAGAAGAGCCCCCTGCTTCTCCATTGACACCAAAGATATCTTATGATGACCAACGTAGAACAAGATTCTTCCTTAAAGATCAGATCCCTTCATGGTTTGCTGGTGGAGGATATGTGCTTATAGCTGCAGTATCTATAGCTATACTACCTCAAATGTTCGATCAGCTGAGATGGTACTACATTCTGGTCATCTATGTTTTTGCCCCAGTCTTAGCTTTCTGCAATGCTTATGGAGCTGGGCTCACTGACTGGTCACTAGCATCAACCTATGGGAAACTCGCCATATTCACAATCGGAGCATGGGCTGGTTCGGACCATGGGGGTGTTCTTGCGGGCTTAGCGGCTTGTGGAGTCATGATGAACATAGTTTCCACAGCTTCAGACCTGACACAAGATTTCAAGACAGGTTACCTAACATTGTCATCTCCAAGGGCCATGTTTGTAAGCCAAGTGATTGGAACAGCAATGGGGTGTCTGGTTTCTCCCTGTGTGTTCTGGCTTTTCTACAAGGCATTTGATGATCTCGGCCTCCCAAACAGCAAGTACCCTGCACCCTTTGCTACTGTGTACAGAAGCATGGCGAAACTTGGTGTTGAAGGTGTTTCTTCTCTGCCAAGAGACTGTCTTGTGCTGTGCTACGCGTTTTTCGGTTTTGCCATACTGATAAACGTAGTGAAAGATGGTCTTGGGAACAGATGGGGAAGGTTTGTACCTCTTCCCATGGCGATGGCTATACCGTTTTTCTTAGGGCCTTACTTTGCGATCGACATGTGCGTGGGGAGTTTGGTTTTGTTTGTCTGGGAGAGACTAGATGCTCCAAGGGCTGAAGCTTTTGCAACAGCAGTGGCTTCTGGTTTGATATGTGGAGATGGAATCTGGACTTTGCCAAGCTCTGTGCTCGCTATAGCTGGAGTTGAACCTCCTATTTGCATGAAGTTTCTCTCGTCTGAAACTAATCACAGAGTCGACAAGTTTCTGCAAGGATCCTCTTAG